Proteins encoded together in one Streptomyces umbrinus window:
- a CDS encoding S41 family peptidase, whose protein sequence is MHSRILTVALAASAVLTLTGVATPASATAGRAAPSLEGVWRMDGYGTAVAVSGRRLTTYDTTAVSCLPGTMQGEQQGRTAPDGSRRFPVFGGAVDVTVTPRGDDTARLRIASSAGTRTLHRIAALPDRCAKKPADDPRAVFDVFWRTYAENYPFFAAKHVDWQVVRDRYRSRVGKDTTDDELFAVLREMIEPLHDAHTSLSDGKDREFGGLRPDTPPHGPEDLARIDTAVAKAVGVPLRHYAGGALSFARLPEGTGYLRITRFVGYTDEESYAKWEAELDTALDRIPWKKLAGLILDVRLNGGGADPLALRVISRLTDRPYIAYTKYARNDPRDPTRFPPGQPITVRPHHGPRFTGPVAVLTGPLAVSAAETFTQALMARGPEPVRIGQNTQGVFSDTMDRTLPNGWSFALPNEEFRTADGTTFDGPGIPPHHRTPVFTEEEFEQGRDSALAKARELLRRRDG, encoded by the coding sequence ATGCACTCACGCATCCTGACCGTCGCACTCGCGGCGTCCGCCGTACTCACCCTGACCGGTGTCGCCACGCCCGCGAGCGCCACCGCCGGGAGGGCCGCACCGTCGCTGGAGGGCGTCTGGCGGATGGACGGCTACGGCACGGCGGTCGCCGTGAGCGGCCGCCGTCTGACGACGTACGACACCACCGCCGTCAGCTGTCTGCCGGGCACCATGCAGGGCGAGCAGCAGGGGCGCACTGCCCCGGACGGCAGTCGACGCTTCCCCGTGTTCGGCGGGGCCGTCGACGTCACCGTCACTCCGCGGGGCGACGACACCGCGCGGCTGCGGATCGCCTCCAGTGCGGGGACCCGTACGCTGCACCGGATCGCCGCACTCCCCGACCGGTGCGCGAAGAAGCCCGCCGACGATCCGCGTGCGGTCTTCGACGTCTTCTGGCGGACCTACGCCGAGAACTACCCGTTCTTCGCCGCCAAGCACGTCGACTGGCAGGTCGTCCGCGACCGCTACCGGTCCCGCGTCGGCAAGGACACGACCGACGACGAACTCTTCGCCGTCCTGCGGGAGATGATCGAGCCCCTGCACGACGCGCACACCTCGCTGTCGGACGGGAAGGACCGGGAGTTCGGGGGCCTGCGCCCCGACACACCGCCGCACGGCCCCGAGGACCTCGCCCGGATCGACACGGCGGTCGCGAAGGCGGTCGGGGTGCCGCTGCGGCACTACGCGGGCGGAGCGCTGTCGTTCGCCCGCCTCCCGGAGGGCACCGGCTATCTGCGCATCACCCGCTTCGTGGGCTACACCGACGAGGAGTCGTACGCGAAGTGGGAGGCGGAACTGGACACGGCCCTGGACAGGATTCCGTGGAAGAAGCTGGCCGGGCTGATCCTGGACGTGCGGCTGAACGGCGGCGGAGCCGACCCGCTGGCGCTGCGCGTCATCTCCCGGCTGACGGACCGTCCGTACATCGCGTACACCAAGTACGCCCGCAACGACCCCCGGGACCCGACCCGGTTCCCGCCCGGGCAGCCGATCACGGTACGGCCGCACCACGGGCCCCGCTTCACCGGACCGGTCGCGGTCCTCACCGGCCCGCTGGCGGTCAGCGCGGCCGAGACCTTCACCCAGGCGCTGATGGCCCGCGGCCCGGAGCCCGTGCGGATCGGGCAGAACACCCAGGGCGTCTTCTCCGACACCATGGACCGCACCCTGCCGAACGGCTGGAGCTTCGCCCTGCCCAACGAGGAGTTCCGTACGGCCGACGGCACCACCTTCGACGGGCCCGGCATCCCACCGCACCACCGCACCCCGGTCTTCACCGAGGAGGAGTTCGAGCAGGGCCGCGACAGCGCACTGGCAAAGGCACGGGAACTGCTGCGCCGCCGGGACGGGTAG